aaggttctggctgacagatgtgtgcaagcctacaatgaggctgagaagcgcaaggccctcgggcgtcctggcatcgaccccaggatggcggccaagaagcagaagaagcccgctacggctgaacctgacgcaccaaggcaggaagcagattccattgtcttcccaactagaatgactggctcgaagccaaaaagccggtcaaccgcttcagagctcaagaagacgaggagtgctgaggctgaagccaggaagaggaaacattctgaagcctctcctactgccccctccaagaagaagaggaagaccaaaaaagatcgggctgctcccacagagcctttaattgttgaacccatttctatggttcgtcctgacgctgaacgccaactaacaatccatgagcctgctttcacagaggctcatgaagctgaagactttccagcagctgatcccatcgctgctgaagacattggtcaccatgaccatgtagaagctggtgcagtccttcctcagctcaagaacagcgaactcatcagcattggtcgtcctctgacgccaatcgctcaggatgcttcatgggctgatcgcccacaagaggaagatgactttgaggcccagccaactccaactccacaagcatcgccagcgttacgcaggctttgcaaaggatcaaggcctccagtctctgagtctgaagctaaagctgctgaagacattccggctgcatcagctgatgaagaagaagccccacaagttgacactcccctgtcccaccgagaagcagttctcgaggagaacgtgattgaaaatcttgcggctgccaccaccaccaatgaagccactgacgctgtcatggctgaagctaatgtggagccctcaccaacaaaagcatcagaagtcagcgaagccactgatcccgccacttctgttcttgagtctgctgccggtccccagttcgactatcatgttgagcacaggcctcaggtacagaagccaatcccaagattgccaaggttcccaggtcctgcatcagcacctgactccttcaatatcaatggcttcagagcagacaacacattcttcaatagctccaggaacccctactcaagggaaaggatatcatctgataggttctggagctatccgcagcgaagctattactcctgcattctatacaatcaaggtcgcatcttcccccacAAGCGTATTGACATTGAAGCTATAACTGGTctaccctgtctggaagaagctctggactgcttcaaagaagttggattgctgccgttcgtcactgaccaagagcattggaatgaagagttgctgctccaattctatgccacacttcatatccgcgggtatagcagagatccgaagacttgggtcctggagtggatgacaggaaacgttcatcacgaagccaaagcctttgacatcattgagctcactggtttgcccactcctggcgatctctacgagcatggcttttGCTTCATAGTGaacctattgagagcatctttcagaagactgaacctaatatgagtcagatgctcagtatgatgaagccattgccccaagatgctgcttatcccacggagttcttcgttgaagaccttgagtatctgccaagaaccatttatcacatcataaggcgaactctctggccaatcaaaggacactctccacatgccaagcttgaaggtgcaatgaagactttggtcttctatattcttcatggcaaatgcttcaatgcacaggacttcttcattcgccaacttgctgcatcaggctctgatatgtttggcttgaagttctacgccccatgggtaatgcggctgatcaaacttcactccgctatctcatatcagccatctgctcgcaatcatcggatttttctgcctgatgtggatatgtctattaaagccatctatcctgagcctcccAAGGAACCTCTaaatcttcagaatgcagagcatcagagtttctctcagaacattgaaggagttgaagcagtcactcgtgtgtatcctttggctggcactacacgtgcaccacatcctgctctcactgaagccactgacagtacaactgctccacgacccaagaagcgcactcgcgttttcaacgaccgagagcttcttgtggctcttcatcagaaacaggataggcatcatgactggctgaagcgtcagatgcaaagcctcttggtggatgttaatcgcattcgcaatcttgccaccaagaatgcttttgttgcccatgaaatctCTCGCCGCACATGaaaagggctaacgctgatgtgttctgaagatgatcttcaagaggatggcttcactgagcgattcaagtttgactccacacctcctcgaagggctgtgctgcgacgaactccatcccttgaagactctgagttctcttcctctgctgcaactgtgactgccggagtgatcgaggatgaagacgatgctacttcaccgccacctccttcagcacgcttcaactctgctccaagctcttcagcaccgccaaacaccaccaacgaccctgctgcttcacctactcctcatgggaacgagtagatgctctatgtcttcgaacctttttggtccttactgacaaaagggggagaagcatatgaggttgatagtcttcaagcgggtccatatgggcgggtgctttatattttgcttcgtgcttacaactctcgttttgctacatttggttctttgagttgtaacacttaaactcgatggtcgtccgctacttatctgccaccttgttttgcgataaattccgcatgtgccacgataaattccgcacttagatcattctacagacgtccattttccattatgcatgtcattatcttcatatactttcacatgcatagtggattgtcatcataagttgaagtggatctccacaagtacaacctgccatgtgcatttgcattccaaaagcaaattacttatatgcacatcttcagggggagcccttgcaacttatgaagacaattccttatcctttaccatttcacagattatattccctgtggaaaacttcaactagtttgtcatcaatcacaaaaaaagggggagattgtaagtgcatctagtgccacccctaattggttttggagtattgacgacaaacctagttgagggactaatgtgtttgtgagaattgcaggataacacaggtagaagtccctcattgattcggttttcctaccagagatgacccctaaaaatgtatgaagacattaaagtcaaaggtggtatatgaagatattcacattgaagactatgacaagagaagacaccacatgaagcctatggagctcgaagacttagatctttcgtagttctctttcttttgtgttgaatcataggaaccaccgtactgttaagtggggtccaagagaaccagtcagaatgactgaagtgatgcctaaccaaaacctatgtcttcgagtgaagactatgagagcgaatcttgtccagagtcggacaagtcagctttgcttgcagcccaagtaaagttgccgtgtgagtttgaaatctgaccgttggaacacgtgtcagttccttagtgacccagggtcatttcggacaaatcaggtcgggttgccaagtggctataaatagcccaccccctacaaccataaacggctggttgctcagattcagagtacgacttttgtcgtttgagagcaacccacctcgaagcctttgagagagaattccttgcgaggataaagccctaaccacccagagccaaagataattaggcatcacttaagtcttcttgtctgtgtgatctgaagacttattagacttggggactgtgcatcctccagccggttaggcgtcgcgttctgagcatccaagagacattgtggattgccggtgaacgaagtctgtgaaggtttgggagtctaccttgaagacttaccagagtgattgggcgaggtctatgtgaccttagctcaaggggaatacggtgaggactgggtgtcctgagctgcgtgttcaggactgggtgtccgggcctatgtgtcctaaggtttaaatacctagccgccctaaccaggcgtacagttatcacagcaactggaactggtccaacaaatcattgtcttcagcgagtcactggtttcatcttcccttccctttacttactgttaccccttgtgaagtcattgtatgttcgcactatcttttgtcttcactgagtgactgcgtgttctgtgtggcttcacaatatcttcctacctgatccttactacattgctgctattagtcattgtgctttcactctattgaatacacgactatggcttgcctagtgtagtctaccttccgctgcagggtaataggtttatttctatcgtttgtcttcataacttccacgttttgaagacttccataaaaatcgcctattcacccccctctagtcgatataacgcactttcaccagtGTGTTGGTGTTTCGGTGGCAGAGACACATTGGCCCGATCGTCCAGGCCTTCTTTCCTGTCATCTGCTCAAAAGATTCGATGTAAAATGCCTCAAGCTCATGAAAGCTGTTAATGACCTCACCATCGGACCTTGGCGCTTCTTCAAGGATCATGCCTTGGATTTGGTGCGCGCTAGGAATGGAAAGGCCTCCAGGGGATTTAGCCTTCGTCAACTATAGTGGTGTAGGGAACCCTGTGATCGTGACGCGCTCATTTTCATCTTTGACATGTTCAAAAATACATTGGTGTGAAAAGTGATGTGCCCGCGAGATGGTTTTAGTTGTTTAAAATAGATAGAGGTGAGCACTTCTTCGACAAACATCAACCAACCGCAAGTTTGCAACATGCCTAAAAAATTGTTGTTTGTAGTTCCTTATGCAATGCAAATTACACCTTTTGTTTCATAGAGTAGTACTACTAAGTTTTTCCTTTAGTGTGTAGCCTTTTATATGTTCATGTTCTTTTTTCTGTGGAGAAGCAATTTACACTAATATCCCCTTACTGTTGAAGTAAAGCACTTAACTATAGCAGGAAAAATATGTGCAGTACAAAAATTACTATTGAAAATTTGCCTCTCATGGTTGTACCTGATGAGGGATGAGAAGCCACAAAAGCCAACAAAGGCGAGCCTCGGGATGCCGAGCTCCCTTGCGATGTCACCTGTCCACCAGTTTATCATGTCAGATATGATGCAGCTCTGACGCAAGCGCTGCTGCTCACGAAGGTGGGCCATGAGCGGCTCCCGAAGTGCGTCAATGGCCTTCATGAATTTCGAAAGCAGGTCCGTGGCATGGATCATGTCGAGGTTCTCGCACCCGTCCGATAGGCCGAACTCAGCGGTCGGGAACCGGAGCTCCACGAGCTGAATCGCCAGGCCCACTGCCTTCACGTCGGCTGCAAATCCTGCCAAGCTGGAGACGTTCACTGGCGTGGTGATGGAGCTGACCTGTGCCCCATGCTCTGGCAGCAGGGGCACCATGTCAGTCATGGGGATGGTGTGGCCCTGCGCCAACAACGACACCGGCAAGAAGTGCGCCATTGTTGAGCTGCTCCATCCATCGCCGCTACGGGGGAAGGTCATGGCCAGAATTGGCCGTGGCAGCGGAAGTGGCACCTTGAAGACACCACAATCTGTTGGAAGCAACGCAATGGTAACTGTAGTGTACATATAGCACCCGATGATAGCCGCACATGCTGACACATCAGTCATGAACTCGTGGATGAAGCTTCTTCGGTTCTGAACCATGGGAAAGAGTGGGAAAGGCGGTGTCCGGGTGGTCGGACTGAGCAATGGGTGGCTCAGATCAACCCCTGCAACCGCCTTCCAGGCTTGAGATCTATAGCCAGTTGAATTATGCCTGCCTGTGATGTTGCATGCCACAATCGGTATCCTGACTTTTGGTTGCTCGAGATGCGGATCTTGCAACATATGGTTCTACTTGCTTGTCAATCCATAGCCAACTGAATTCTGCCAATGATTTGCTTGTCTTACCTGCATTATTTCTGTATGTTTGAAGACACTACATATGGTCAAGCTTCTGTAGGTAAAATGTTGGCATCAATCAATCTGAGAAAAAGAAGTCCATTTCTGGAGTGACTTCTTCCATTATTAGTGTTGAAGCGGTTGGCGTCCTTCCTCTTTTATGATAATCTTCTCACTAATAGTTTGGCAAAAATAAAGACGAACGTACAAAACCACACACCCAAGGGAGTGCTGCTTTTCTCTCCGCGGCACGAGGGGAACTAGATCCTCTAACATTAAAAAGGAATGTTAGAGAAGTTACAATATCCTAACTTGCCTTCTTTCAATCCATATGATTAAGACTAAAATGACTTAGATTAATTTCTGAATTACAGATTTAATATGTACATTTATAATCATTACTTGCAAACAAATTGATGCTGAAATAAAATCAATTATAGATTATTTTTATCTACATCAAGTACCAATAGTAAATAATATGGGCTAGGGATATCATAGTCCCTCTAATCATCCAACCATGGGTTGGTTCACTATGTACTAAACGTCTCTACAGTTACTTTTTTATTTTATATAAGGATAGCATTGTAGCACCGTGACTTTGCTTCTGTAAGTTAGAggatccggctccggctccggcatgGGGATGCCAAAAGAGTAGGGATGGAGTTTTTCTCGCTTTTGGCGTACCAAGCGACCGGCTATTAGCTCAATGGTACATTTTATACATTTGTTGCCCAAATTTTGCAAGCCCACGTGTACAATAATGAGTTTTATAACAACTATTTCCTTGATTTTCTCGTCCTAAAAAACTACTCTCCCGTACCGTAGGGTCAAAAGCGCTCTTATATTATCAGGCGGAGGAAGTAGCTTATACTCGTATCTTTGCAATACTAAAAAAACAACTTTGCAATCCGATAATGAGTTATAGTACTACAACTTAGGACTGTAGTGACAATGCAGCACCGGCTTCGATCTTGTCGCTGTCGTTGCTTCGGAGCTCTGCCACCGCGAAAGGCAGGGTCATCGAGCTTCCGTCCCTCTCGTGGCTGCTTTTCCTCGACAGCTCCGAGACGTAGTGGATCATGTCCGTCAGGTCGGAGTAGGACGACCCGCCTTCCTCCATGGCCACTCTCATCTCCGCGGCGACTTCCTTGGCTCTGGACCTCCTCACCATCCCCTCGGACCCGCCGTCCATCAGCTCGGCAATGGCCTTCTCCATGTCGCCGCTCGGCACCTGGACGCCCTCGGCCTCCTCGGGGACGTTCTTGGCGGGCACCTTGACGCCGGACCTGACGCCTACGCGGAGCACGTCCACGAGCAGCCGCTCGCTGCAGAACTGGTCGGCGAAGCAGGGCCATGTCAGCGTGGCACGCCGTGGGAGATGGCCTCCAGCGTGGCGTTCCAGCCGCAGTGCGTGAGGAAGCCGCCCACCGCCCGGTGCGAGAGGATGGTCACCTGCGGTGCCCACCCGCGCACGACGAGGCCCCTGTCCTCCACGCGCGACTCGAACCCTTCATCGTCGAGCAGCGCCTTCACGGCGGCGTCGGCCTTGGCCCTTTTGATGGCCCAGACGAACGGCCGCCCCGACGCCTCGAGGCcgcgcgcgagctcggcgagctgcTTCGCTGGCAGCTGCGCGATGCTGCCGAAACTGACGTACAGCACAGACGCCGGTGGCATGGCGTCGAGCCATGAGACGACGTGGCCGACATCGACGTCAGCGCGGTTGCCGCGGCCGGCCATGGCGTCGGCGTCCTTGTCCAAGATGCCGGAGGTGCACGTCGGCCCGATGGCCCACGTCCTCTTGCCGAGCGCCGCCGCGTACGCGTCGACGAAGATGCCCTCGACGCCGCGGAACGTGTTGATCAGCAGGCCATCAGCGGTGACCTCGGCATCGAGAACGTCGCGCTGCTCCTTCTCCGCGCCGGGGTGCTGGAAGAAGCCGCGGAACGTGGCCGTGTTCCCGACGGCGCGCACCGGGAAGTCCGGCACCTCGAACGGCTccaactcgtcgtcgccgacgcgGTCGTACACGCCGTGCGTGGACAGGTTGTGCACGGCGAGGAGGAAATGGGCGGACGGGCAGTGCAGCACCAGCCTCGGGATGTCGAGCGCCGTGCAAACGCCCGCCGTCCACGGGTTGCACGAGTCGGCGACGAGGCAGTCCGGCCGCCGCGGCAGCGCACGGACGTACCCCTGCAGCGGCTCCGCCATCTTCCAGATGGCCTGGAAGAAGGCGAGGTACGTGGTACTGCTGACGTCGTCGAGCAGCTGGTCGAGGTTCTCCAGCCCCTCCGGCAACCCCAGCTGCGGGCCGGGGAAGGGGAGCTCCGCGAGCTCGATGGCGAGGCCCGCCCTCCTGGCGCTGTCGACGGTGGCCCTGTTCCGCGCAGCGTTGACAGGCGTGGTGACGACGGTGACGCGCGGCCCCCGCGCGGCGAGGAGGCGCGCCAGGTCCACCATGGGGATGATGTGGCCCTGCGCCACCAGCGGCACCAGCAGGAAGTGTAGCTCCGACGCAGCCATCTCTTCCCGCTCTACGCACTGGTCAACAATGGCGGCAGCAACGGCGAGCTGTTCAGGCTTATCCATCCAGCTGGTGACATTGCGTGTATCCCTTGAGGCTTGAGCTGCCTAGAATTCTTTGGGTTGCCTCCAGTCAAACACCGACAAGCCGGGGTGCCTCGCGGCcatacctggccaaacgggccggcccggcacggcacggcccggcccGCCGTAAACGTGCATGGCACGGCACGACCCGTCTTGATACGAATAATAACTAGGCCATGCCGTGCAGGCCCACGGGCGAGAGCTAGCAGCCCAGGCACGGCACGTGGCTACGTGGGCTGGCACGCGGCACCCCAGGCACGCCGGCCCGTTGGAGGACGCTGGCCCGTCTGGCATGATTTTTTTTCTTCCTAATACCTCTAAAAAcagcaaaaaaaggccaaaaaaatgtAGAAAATTGCAAAATCTGGTAGACTATTATGTGAGATAAATCTAAAGTTTTATTAGCACATGTACATCATTAAAACTCCCATCTGAAAGAATAAAAGAATACAAAACATACTCTATAATTATAAAAGGataaaaatacaaagactacactaTAACACTACTACTTTAGATTCAAGCACTAATAAAATACGCATGCACTATGAAAATATTAAACATATTAGGGTATTCGGTATTTATATAAGACATATATATTTATACTTTTCAAAAAAACATAAACGGACCGTGCCGTGCCGACCCGCGTGCCTAGCCTCCAGACCCAGGCATGGCCCAtggcgtgccgcgtgccgggccTGGCCCGTTTAGGCCGGGCCGTGTCGTGCCCGGGTCATGCCGGGCCTGCGTGCTACCGGGCCGGCCCAGTTAGCACGGCCCGTTTGGGCAGCTATACTCGCGGCTTGATcaactaaggccctgtttggttcataagtcctaggactgtttagtcccaacttataagtctcaaGTCCTTAAAAAGTCCCTTCCTATTTGGTTCCGGGACTTATAAGtctctataagaccatattacaactataagtcgctATAAGTCTCTCCttaagagtcttatttcataatttCCAAATgaccactttaagtccctataaacccctcctgtttggtttagatgagacttatagggactttttaagtccctaaatcaataagtccctggaaacaaacaccctctaaaggGTTGCTTTCTCAGCGCCTGCAGGGTTGCTCAAAGTGTGATCCAGATTTTTCCTTTTTGGTAGCTCTCATTTTAACAGatttcaaaatttacaaacatGTTATGTAGCTAGGTTGCGAGCCTGCACGAGCACATTGCGGGGCGGCGCTTAGTAGCCGAGGAAATCTGATTTGGTCGGCCTCAAACTGCGCCGCGGGCGACATGAGGCCAGGAGCTGTTGGAGATTTTCTTAATTCACCTAGCTTGAGGAGGGATCTGGGCCGCCGTCGCCAGTGTTGGGGCTGCCGCTCTGTACGCGATTTGTGATTGAACGACGAGGTCATTGAGACCAAATTATCCTGTATCGAaggacctttttgcaaattatgcgGACAAATCGCTCCACCTAAATCTGGGCCATCAGTCTTCCAACTAGTGGTCAGatccattttttatatttttctttcACAAACATGTTTACTATTGTAGTTGCTCCCATctattccctccgttccataatatatagtgtcaaaaagcgtcttacatcatgggacggagggagtaggtatgTATGAATTTGTTTTTAGAATTTTTGAAACTGAAAAATTCAaattttgaagttttcaaattaAAACCTTTACGGAGCTTGGTCTCCATTTGGCATTTTCGAATTATACTCCCCTTCTGTATTGGTAATAGATCGATTTCAAAAATTTGGGCTAAAATAAAACCGGTACTAAAAAAATTGCTTCCAAATGTTCCAGTGACATTCATCGGTGTTTCACTGCCAGCTTGATTAACAAAGGGTTGCTTTCTCAGCGTCTGCAGGGGTGCTCATAGTGTGATCCACTATGGATGCATAATCCACCTCCTTGGTTGAGCTGCGAAGCTAATAGAAGCATTGGGAGAGAATATCTGAAATGCACATGAGATGAGACCCAGCTCTGCAATTTGGGGGATCCCCGCTAGCAGGCAACTTGTATGGTTCACGGTAGTAGTAAGTTTTTCTCTGCTCCTCTGAGTGTTCTTAGCCACAATGTTATTTTGAGAGAGGTACGACTCGGTTCTTATATTTTTAGGTCGAAAGGAATATGCCTGGCCTTCTTATATAATTTCCACTAGGATGTCGTACATGATTCACTCAGTAAGTTTCATTGAGGGAAGTCTTTCAATAACATTGATTCTGACCGGAAGATGTAGGATGAAGAGCCATGGTTTGAGCATAGAGATTGCCTAATGTATGAAAAACAATATTAATTGTTTGTATCCAAACAAAAATATGTAATGAAACAGACTAAGCAGTGATTAGTCATTCAATGTATGAGAAATTATATTAACTACTATATACATTGAATGGCCTAATATCCAAACAAGAATTATAATGGTAAAGATAAGTTGAATGTCGGCAGATCCACGAGGTAGTTCTCCACAGTCGACTCACGTATCACCTTCTTGTGAAAGACCCTCGCCAAGATGCCAATGACATTCAGAGTGTCCATGTACATTGGTATCGCGCACACACGTACTCGTCGCGGCTGTACTTTCTTCATCGTCTTCTTTATCTCATCCACCAGAAAAACGCACAACACGACGGTGGAGATGCAAGCGAATAAGGTGCTGCCAATTGTTCCAGTCTACCAAGTGATGTTCATCCCTAGTTAGAATTAATTCACTACGGCCAAGGGGGGCTATGCCCCCCCCCATCATAGAGAAATTATGTGAAATATCATTAGTCGTTAAGCTATAATTCTAAAGATTGTCAATGTTTAAGTAGAATTTGTTCGTTTGGCCCCTCTCAACTCTGCTTTGCCTAATATCCAAGCAAGATTTATAATCGTAAAGATAATTTGAATGTCGGCATATCAATAAGGTAGCTCTCCTCGATCGACTGACGTATCACCTTCTTGTAGAAAACCGCCAAGACGCCAATCACATTCATGCAGGCCATGTACATCGGtatcacaacacacacac
The Triticum dicoccoides isolate Atlit2015 ecotype Zavitan chromosome 3A, WEW_v2.0, whole genome shotgun sequence genome window above contains:
- the LOC119272016 gene encoding UDP-glycosyltransferase 73D1-like, with translation MTFPRSGDGWSSSTMAHFLPVSLLAQGHTIPMTDMVPLLPEHGAQVSSITTPVNVSSLAGFAADVKAVGLAIQLVELRFPTAEFGLSDGCENLDMIHATDLLSKFMKAIDALREPLMAHLREQQRLRQSCIISDMINWWTGDIARELGIPRLAFVGFCGFSSLIRYNHERQIFNSNFCTAHIFPAIVKCFTSTVRGY